TAGCGCGGTGCGAAATGTTCGATCGTGGCATCGGCGGCAAACGCGATCGCTCCTGCAATAATTGCGATTGCATAAACCAACATGGCGCGGCCCAGCGAGTCGTCCGTGGTCTCGACGAGGAAGTTGCCAAGTCTTTTCAGCAAGGGAGTCTCCGCGAACATTCTAAACAGGCATTGGATGGGTGAAATGGAATTTGGTTACCAAATTTAGGTAGAGAGAAATCCTGGACGAAGCTGTTCCTCGTGTGACTCGGTGTGTGATGGCACTTCCGGTTATCTCAGCAGCCTTAAGTGGCATCGCATAAAAAGCGCATACTTCGCGGGAAACTGACCAAAGGAGCGAGTGCCATGAGGATATGGATGGTTTTAACTGCTGCCGCTTGCCTGACAGCCGCGCCGGCAGTGGCGCAGTATCAAACCCCGCAGTACAACCAGAACCACCAGTACGACCAGAACCGCCAGGACGACCAGAACCACCAGTATGACCAAAACCATCAGTACGACCAGAACCACCAGTATGACCAGAACCATCAGTACGACCAGAACCAGAATAGGAATCCGCGAGCGCGGGCGGAAGAGAACGCCCAGGAGCGGGCGAGCGACATCCGTGACGCGGTTAACATTGTCAGCGGTCCGATAATCCGGAACCTGACGCCCAACTCGGCGGAACTGGTGTGGCAGACCAACAAGGAAGCGGCCACTCGTGTTCGCTACGGTATGAATCCGGTGAATCCTGGCCAGCACGCGTACGAGCCGGGAGGAACTCGCGATCACCACGTGCGGCTGAATAACCTACAGCCGGGCAGGACCTATCATTACGAGATCGAAACTCGTAGCGGAAGAGATCGTTTCAAGGGCAGCTTCCGAACTCCGAGAGGATAACTTCGGGCAAGGCGCTCGAGAGAGCGCCCTTTTCTTTGGTTTCGTGCTTTGTATTGAAAAGTACTTGACAATCATGGACGGGCTGCGCCAGAGTAAGGGACGTGCCGGAACAGCGTCCATGTCGAACAGAACGCGGATGGCGAAAACGTTCGCTGTCGCAACCCCTTCCGGATAGCTCGGCGCTTGAGAGCCTGGAATTGATCCGCGAGACCATGCAGCGGAGCGCGCAATTCACAGCCCTGCCCGGGCGAGGGATCATGCTGGTGGGCGGGACGGCGCTGATCACCAGCGTTATCGCCGCGCCTTACAGCCATTGGATGAGCCGGTGGATGTTCATTTGGATCGCCGAGGCCGCCCTCGCAGCGGCGATAGCGGTAACCGCGGGGTATCGCAAGGCGAACCGGCTGGGACTGCCGCTGTGGTCTGGCCCGGGGCGCCGGATGTTGGTAGCGTTGACGCCGCCAATCTTCGCGGGTGCGGTTTTAACACTGGCGTTGTTCATGAACAACTACCAGTTTCGCTTGGCAACGTTCATTCCCGGGATATGGCTCCTTCTTTACGGAACCGCGCTGATGGCGGCGGGTGCGCATTCGGTTCCCCCGATTCCCGTGATGGGCGCGGCGTTCCTGGCATTGGGGGCACTGGTGCTGGTGGCCAACGCGCCTTTCCTGATGAATCCGGCGATGGCGATCGGGTTCGGCGGGCTGCACTTGGGATTTGGGTGGTACATCGCCAGGAAGCACGGGGGGTAGATGGCGGAACGGAAAGAGAAGCGGGCATCGATGGTCGACTCTCCGGGGCGGCGGCTGCAGC
The window above is part of the Terriglobia bacterium genome. Proteins encoded here:
- a CDS encoding fibronectin type III domain-containing protein, whose product is MVLTAAACLTAAPAVAQYQTPQYNQNHQYDQNRQDDQNHQYDQNHQYDQNHQYDQNHQYDQNQNRNPRARAEENAQERASDIRDAVNIVSGPIIRNLTPNSAELVWQTNKEAATRVRYGMNPVNPGQHAYEPGGTRDHHVRLNNLQPGRTYHYEIETRSGRDRFKGSFRTPRG